CAGCCCGGGACGCTCCGCGTCCCACCCTCTAGAGCCGAACGCGGAGCGTCCCTTGAGGTATTCCCACGCAGAGCGTGGGAACGATCGGTTACAGGTTCTTCGCTAGCCTCGCGGATCGAAGTTATCCAGCACCCGATTGACTGCCAACTCACCAAGCATGACCACCTGCTGAATCCCCAACATCATGTTGCGATGTGGCACGTCCATCAATCCGGCGAACTCACTGAGCATCATGCTCGCTGACGCCAGGGATTCGCAGGCGTTGACCAGCAGGGTTTCGTTATCGACCTCGGCGCCGACATGGTAAATGGTGCTGGGTTTGCGCGGAGTATCTTTGGGAATGACTGGTTTGAGGTAGTAATCGAGGGCGCGGTCGGCGGCTTCGTTGAGCTTTTTGGAGTCGGGGGTTTCGTACGGGGAAACGTCGTCGGTTTCCGGTGGGTTGGGCGTGATCTTGAACATGTGAAGCTCCGTGGTTGGTTGAGCCACCACGACCTATCGCTAAACAAGTAAAGGTGGCGGCTGTACGCAGGTTAGCGATCCGGGTCACAGAAACCCCGGGTAGACTCGAAGGTCTCCCACGCACAGCCACCATTACGCGAATTGCAGGCACTAAAAACTGCAATCAAATCTTGGGCGCTTTTGCGTCTGTGTATGGGATCGGATCGCTAAACCCGATCGCTGATTCGTCAGCGACCCGCAAACGATAGAGCCCACACCTCAGGCGCACAAGCCGGCGGATTCTGGCGTAGTCGTAGGCAGCGGCGCAAGGATGTGTAGCCTGGGAGAGTATCTGGAAGTGTCGTTTAAACAGTGCTTGTTTAGCGGTTTGACACCGAGCCTTTGATCGTTCCCACGCTCCGCGTGGGAACGATCGGTGACAGGGATCAAACCACCGGAAAATGAATCCGGAACGCCGCCCCGCCCATCGGCGAATCCCCCAGCGTCAGCTTGGCGCTGTAGCTTTCGATGATGTCCTTGACCACCGCCAACCCAATCCCCTGCCCCGGATGCTGACGATCCAGCCGCTCGCCCCGCTGCAGAATCCGCGCACGCTGATCCGGTGGCACGCCCGGCCCGTCATCTTCGACACAGAGTTCAATCCCGCTGAAGGTTTCACGCACGCTGACGCGCACTTCGCTGAGGCACAGGCGATAAGCGTTTTCCAACAGGTTGCCCATCATTTCCAGCAAGGCGCCCTGCTCGATCGGCACGTAACATTGCTCCGGCAGGTCGATAGCGACCCGCACGCGTTTGTCGCGGTAGACCTTGTCCAGCGTGTCGCAGAGGCTTTGCAGCACCGGACGCAGGCGCACTTGATGGCGCACCAGACCGCTTTTGCGCAGGCTCGCGCGCTGCAGTTGATAGCCGATCTGCTGGCTCATACGCTCGATCTGGGTTTGCAGCACCCAGGCCTGATCGCGTGCTTGCGGCTTTTGCGCCATGTCTTCGCTGACCCCTTGCAATACCGTCAGCGGGGTTTTCAGGCTGTGAGCCAGGTCGTCGAGGGAGTCGCGATAACGGCTGCGCTGTTCACGCTCGCTGTGCAACAAGCGATTGAGCGAGCCGGTCAGGCGCAGCAATTCACGCGGGTGTTGTTCGCTGAGGCTTTCGCGAGTGCCACTTTCGATCTGGTCCAGCTCCTGGCTCAGCCGGCGCAATGCCTGCAAACCCCAGGTCAGGCCAATCCATAGCAAGGCGAGCAACACCAGCAAGGCTGCGCCGAAACCCAGATAGAGGTTTTCCCGCAGGCCTTCGAGGGTGATTTCGTATTCGCGTACCGGTTGCAGCGCGACGATACTGAACGCCGCACTTTTGCCGCCCAGCAGTTTGACCTCGACGTCATAGACGAAGAACTCTTCGCCATTGGCTTCGCGAATTCTCGCGAACTCATTACCGCGCCCGTCGTAACGTGGCTTGTAGTTGATGTTCTCTTCCTGGGTGGCCTTCGAACGCCAGACCAGATGACCTTCGCGGTCATAGATGTAACCGAGCAAACGGCTGTCGGTGAGGTTGAAGCGCTCATCGGGCAACTGCGCCGGCATCTGCAAGCGGTTGTTATCCACCCGGGCGGCGGAGATCAGCGTGGTGACGTCCGACGCCAGGCGCTGCTCGATGGAATCCTGCAACGCCAGGCTGAATGCGCCCTGCATCGCCGGCAGCAACGCCAGCATGAACAACACCGCCAGGATCGTGGCGGCGAGCATCAAGCGAACACGAAGGGAACGAATCAAGTGCAGCGCTCGTTAAACAGGTAGCCGAGGCCACGCACGGTATCGATCGGTTTGAAGCCGGCCGGGCCTTCGAGTTTGCGGCGCAAGCGGCCGACCAGCACCTCGATCACATTCGGATCGCGCTCGTCGTCATCCGGGTAGAGCTGCTCCATCAAGCGGTCCTTGGCCACCACTTGCTGGTGATGCCGCATCAGGTACTCGAGGATCCGGTATTCGTAGGCGGTCAGCGCCAGCGGTTGCTCATCGAGGGACGCCTGTTTGCGGTTGAGGTCCAGCAGCAACGGGCCGGCGACGATGGTCGATTGGGTGAAACCACTGGAGCGGCGCAGCAAGGCATTCAGTCGGGCGTCCAGCTCTTCGAACTGGAACGGTTTGACCACGTAGTCGTCGGCACCGGCGGCGAGGCCTTCGACCTTGTCCTGCCAGTTGCCGCGCGCGGTGAGGATCAGGATCGGAAAGGTCTTGCCTTGGGAACGCAGCTGACGAATCAGGTCGAGCCCGTCCATGCCCGGCAGACCAAGGTCGATCACCGCCAGGTCATGGTTGAACTGCCCGGCTTGATGCAATGCATCGATGGCGTTGGCCACGGA
The window above is part of the Pseudomonas sp. B21-048 genome. Proteins encoded here:
- a CDS encoding ATP-binding protein, coding for MIRSLRVRLMLAATILAVLFMLALLPAMQGAFSLALQDSIEQRLASDVTTLISAARVDNNRLQMPAQLPDERFNLTDSRLLGYIYDREGHLVWRSKATQEENINYKPRYDGRGNEFARIREANGEEFFVYDVEVKLLGGKSAAFSIVALQPVREYEITLEGLRENLYLGFGAALLVLLALLWIGLTWGLQALRRLSQELDQIESGTRESLSEQHPRELLRLTGSLNRLLHSEREQRSRYRDSLDDLAHSLKTPLTVLQGVSEDMAQKPQARDQAWVLQTQIERMSQQIGYQLQRASLRKSGLVRHQVRLRPVLQSLCDTLDKVYRDKRVRVAIDLPEQCYVPIEQGALLEMMGNLLENAYRLCLSEVRVSVRETFSGIELCVEDDGPGVPPDQRARILQRGERLDRQHPGQGIGLAVVKDIIESYSAKLTLGDSPMGGAAFRIHFPVV
- a CDS encoding DUF6124 family protein, which translates into the protein MFKITPNPPETDDVSPYETPDSKKLNEAADRALDYYLKPVIPKDTPRKPSTIYHVGAEVDNETLLVNACESLASASMMLSEFAGLMDVPHRNMMLGIQQVVMLGELAVNRVLDNFDPRG
- a CDS encoding response regulator transcription factor; amino-acid sequence: MKLLVVEDEALLRHHLQTRLTDSGHVVESVANAIDALHQAGQFNHDLAVIDLGLPGMDGLDLIRQLRSQGKTFPILILTARGNWQDKVEGLAAGADDYVVKPFQFEELDARLNALLRRSSGFTQSTIVAGPLLLDLNRKQASLDEQPLALTAYEYRILEYLMRHHQQVVAKDRLMEQLYPDDDERDPNVIEVLVGRLRRKLEGPAGFKPIDTVRGLGYLFNERCT